In Fusarium fujikuroi IMI 58289 draft genome, chromosome FFUJ_chr08, one genomic interval encodes:
- a CDS encoding related to vegetatible incompatibility protein het-e-1: protein MLLSRRSHSAKLPWAFLGHQNERGIVSFSSDGTLVASLSSTSQVVKVWSTESYKCRHTLHFKTPIVHDQLALNKDWLVVGLNNYRTPVHDMKTGAVSKTVCSNFKAGPVISDDGTLLASHSLEGAVRIWDLTSMASTDSMTIEQSMGVELVTPFTDDKTILSHSRGKVEIWDMQSAVCKESLEPEVPSETQIFVAAATGAPVFAILKDTVVEIWDTNPLRHASTFQRTFSCLGERYYCLAISANGERLAVGSSKPGTVEIWDVKNAVLQHTLNVRLADFPCIAFSPDAAKIAYTLWGALKIRSLPRLETLTIKTNRKSFIRTLTFRGKRIIGV, encoded by the coding sequence ATGCTTCTTTCACGACGGAGTCACTCCGCAAAGTTGCCTTGGGCTTTCCTGGGACATCAAAACGAGCGTGGCATCGTAAGCTTCTCAAGCGATGGTACTTTGGTCGCTTCACTATCCTCGACATCACAAGTGGTCAAGGTCTGGAGCACGGAGTCATACAAATGTCGCCACACGCTGCATTTTAAGACACCGATTGTCCATGACCAACTGGCTCTCAATAAGGACTGGCTCGTAGTTGGTCTTAACAACTATCGGACTCCCGTCCATGACATGAAAACAGGGGCCGTTTCCAAGACTGTCTGCAGCAACTTTAAGGCTGGACCTGTTATTTCAGACGACGGAACCTTACTCGCGAGCCATTCGCTGGAAGGAGCCGTCAGGATATGGGATCTCACATCAATGGCTTCGACAGACAGCATGACCATCGAACAATCCATGGGGGTAGAACTAGTGACCCCTTTTACGGATGATAAAACCATACTCTCTCATAGCAGGGGAAAGGTCGAGATCTGGGATATGCAGAGTGCAGTCTGCAAAGAATCATTAGAACCCGAAGTTCCCTCGGAGACCCAGATATTCGTAGCAGCTGCGACTGGTGCACCGGTATTCGCCATATTGAAAGACACCGTGGTTGAGATCTGGGACACCAACCCCCTCCGTCATGCCAGCACCTTCCAGCGAACGTTCAGTTGTCTTGGAGAGCGTTACTACTGCCTGGCCATTTCTGCCAATGGTGAACGACTGGCTGTTGGATCTTCAAAGCCGGGTACAGTTGAGATCTGGGATGTGAAAAATGCAGTTCTACAGCATACACTGAACGTTCGATTGGCAGACTTTCCTTGTATCGCTTTTTCACCAGACGCTGCTAAAATTGCATACACTCTTTGGGGAGCCCTCAAGATTCGCTCTCTCCCCAGACTCGAAACACTGACTATTAAAACAAACAGAAAGTCATTCATACGCACTCTGACCTTTCGGGGCAAGCGAATCATAGGAGTATAA
- a CDS encoding probable inosine triphosphate pyrophosphatase, whose amino-acid sequence MTEINLITGNANKIVDIKAILAPSGIAVRNQSLDLPEIQGSIEEITIAKCRRAAEMVGGPVVVDDTALCFNAMNGMPGPYIKFFLEALGPEKLHLLLAGFSDKTAEAVATIGYCEGPGHEPVLFQGRIDGTIVPARGVMRYGWQTCFQPDGMVLTLAEMPNKEKHGMSHLSKALQKFSKWMNQYSADGEENDRNPQ is encoded by the exons ATGACTGAGATCAACCTCATTACTGGCAATGCTAACAAAATAGTCGATATCAAGGCTATCCTGGCCCCCTCTGGAATTGCTGTTCGAAATCAATCTCTCGATTTGCCTGAGATACAAGGATCGATCGAAGAAATCACAATCGCAAAATGTCGCAGAGCCGCAGAGATG GTCGGTGGTCCAGTCGTCGTCGATGATACAGCTCTTTGCTTCAATGCGATGAACGGTATGCCAGGGCcttatataaaattcttCCTTGAGGCCTTAGGACCCGAAAAGTTGCATCTCTTACTAGCCGGTTTCTCAGACAAAACCGCTGAAGCAGTGGCGACAATAGGATACTGTGAAGGTCCTGGTCATGAGCCAGTGCTGTTTCAAGGACGAATTGACGGGACGATTGTACCCGCAAGAGGTGTGATGAGATACGGGTGGCAGACGTGCTTTCAACCTGACGGGATGGTTCTGACATTGGCGGAGATGCCAAATAAAGAGAAGCATGGAATGTCACATCTTAGTAAAGCTTTGCAAAAGTTTAGCAAATGGATGAACCAGTATTCTGCTGATGGAGAGGAAAACGATAGAAACCCTCAATAA
- a CDS encoding related to vegetatible incompatibility protein het-e-1 yields the protein MAPIQIQWQKLVLNPLVKLQDEGLIKPIVFVLGALDECDEQGRGEIFRLLLATCPRILSVFLTSRPELDIMGHFANEPLHREIVLHKLQVGTIETDFRVYLRQAMEGSVVEYNRTHSQKHMQLSSNWPGEERFEFTVSQSSTTIHRSCDFCAHDLVNSAYEALYKPALSLILSGAPDEDKDDVRQSFLDIIGSLVLLASPLSIISLARLLGVDAWSISSQVNPLRSVIDVPEDDSPLQLFHLSFRDYILSKSAGDLQVSEIETQARLASRCLGLLRGTLKVDICGLLSPGKGLSDIEPSAIEGHVSTEIQYACMYWVHHVKSAGWRIHDDDDTHIFLQSFFTNWLEVLCLLRRLDDSLRVLQDLQSIVDETSGARLLNFIQDAIQFVRYFRAGIEETPLQIYHSGSIFSPKESIAPVPLKDRHYPDYITKPFNADSNWLQSQTL from the exons ATGGCACCTATTCAGATCCAGTGGCAGAAGCTGGTACTAAATCCGCTCGTCAAACTACAAGACGAGGGGCTCATCAAGCCTATTGTCTTCGTTCTTGGTGCCTTAGATGAATGTGATGAACAAGGCCGTGGAGAGATCTTTCGTCTGTTACTGGCAACATGCCCGAGGATACTGAGCGTCTTTCTCACAAGCAGACCAGAGCTTGATATCATGGGTCACTTTGCCAACGAACCGCTTCACAGAGAAATCGTGCTTCATAAGCTCCAGGTTGGAACTATAGAAACCGACTTCCGTGTCTACCTCCGCCAGGCGATGGAGGGTTCCGTGGTGGAATACAATCGCACTCATAGCCAGAAGCATATGCAGTTATCTTCGAATTGGCCTGGAGAGGAACGATTCGAGTTTACTGTTTCACAAAGCTCTACCACTATTCATCGCAGCTGCGACTTTTGTGCACATGATCT AGTCAATTCTGCATATGAGGCTCTGTACAAGCCTGCCTTGAGCCTCATCTTAAGCGGTGCGCCTGATGAAGACAAGGACGATGTTAGACAGAGCTTTTTGGATATCATTGGCTCTCTTGTCTTGCTCGCTAGTCCTCTGTCCATAATCTCACTGGCTAGACTTCTGGGCGTTGATGCGTGGTCCATATCCAGCCAGGTCAACCCCCTACGTTCCGTGATCGATGTTCCTGAAGACGATAGCCCTCTCCAGCTCTTTCATCTTTCGTTCAGAGATTACATCCTGAGTAAATCTGCTGGTGATCTACAAGTGAGCGAAATTGAGACCCAGGCCAGACTGGCAAGCAGATGTCTGGGCCTTTTGCGAGGAACATTGAAGGTTGATATCTGTGGACTCTTGTCTCCTGGAAAGGGTCTATCAGACATTGAACCATCTGCAATCGAAGGGCATGTATCCACGGAGATCCAGTATGCATGTATGTATTGGGTTCATCATGTCAAATCAGCTGGTTGGCGTATtcatgacgacgatgatacGCATATATTTCTTCAAAGTTTCTTTACGAACTGGCTGGAGGTCTTATGTCTCCTCAGAAGGCTTGACGATTCCCTCCGGGTGCTCCAAGACCTGCAGAGTATTGTCGAC GAGACTTCTGGAGCACGATTACTGAATTTCATCCAAGATGCAATACAATTCGTTCGCTATTTCCGCGCAGGCATCGAAGAAACTCCTCTCCAGATATACCATTCCGGATCCATCTTCAGCCCCAAAGAAAGCATTGCTCCCGTTCCACTTAAAGATCGTCATTACCCAGACTATATCACGAAGCCTTTCAATGCAGATTCCAACTGGCTACAGAGTCAAACCCTTTAA
- a CDS encoding related to cellulose binding protein CEL1: MKTTTYVSALLSLASAVSAHYTFDKLTLAGVQEGTDNQYIRKHQNGYMPTKFKGIPDGSISPTDKDFTCNKGSTPSPDVFKVKAGDEIGLKQAFGGTGMQHPGPIQVYAAPVKDATSDSPYDLKCLRSTAWCSWDEDSVHFKIPSTLPDGQYLLRGEHIALHGAHDGQAEFYYACAQVEVTGNSATTIPGTSVSIPGVYKQDDAAVNFSLWGSSTSYDVMPGPDVIPGGTIRGSADGAGGDVTKTVEGGADSGSDSGSDSGSGASPTEGSAAPSTAPTSATESSAAPVVPEIPDSAETTPQPTPVAAETTPLPSAGNGASSGCSSGSSKARRHARHFAAHRF, from the exons ATGAAGACCACCACTTACGTTTCCGCTCTCCTCAGCCTGGCCTCCGCCGTCAGCGCTCACTACACCTTCGACAAGCTCACCCTCGCTGGCGTCCAAGAGGGCACTGATAACCAGTACATCCGCAAGCACCAGAACGGCTACATGCCCACCAAGTTCAAGGGCATTCCCGACGGTTCCATCTCTCCCACCGACAAGGACTTCACCTGCAACAAGGGCTCTACTCCCTCTCCCGACgtcttcaaggtcaaggccggCGATGAGATTGGTCTTAAGCAGGCTTTTGGCGGCACTGGAATGCAGCACCCCGGTCCTATCCAGGTCTACGCTGCTCCTGTCAAGGACGCTACCAGTGACAGCCCTTATGACCTCAAGTG TCTCCGCTCCACTGCTTGGTGCTCTTGGGATGAGGACTCTGTTCACTTCAAGATTCCTTCTACTCTCCCCGACGGACAGTACCTCCTCCGTGGTGAGCACATTGCTCTCCACGGTGCTCACGACGGCCAGGCTGAGTTCTACTATGCTTGTGCTCAAGTTGAGGTCACTGGTAACAGCGCCACTACCATTCCTGGTACTTCTGTCTCTATCCCTGGCGTCTACAAGCAGGACGACGCTGCTGTCAACTTCAGCCTTTGGGGAAGCTCTACCTCTTACGATGTCATGCCTGGTCCTGATGTCATCCCCGGTGGTACCATCCGTGGTTCCGCTGATGGTGCTGGCGGTGATGTCaccaagactgttgaggGCGGTGCTGATTCCGGTTCTGACTCTGGTTCcgactctggctctggtgctTCTCCCACCGAGGGTTCCGCTGCTCCTTCTACCGCCCCTACTTCTGCTACCGAGTCTTCTGCGGCTCCTGTCGTCCCCGAGATTCCCGACTCTGCTGAGACCACTCCTCAGCCTACTCCCGTTGCCGCTGAGACCACTCCTCTCCCCTCTGCCGGTAACGGTGCCAGCAGTGGATGctcttctggttcttccAAGGCCCGCCGCCACGCTCGCCACTTCGCTGCTCACCGTTTCTAA